A section of the Salmo trutta chromosome 4, fSalTru1.1, whole genome shotgun sequence genome encodes:
- the LOC115191663 gene encoding B-cell CLL/lymphoma 6 member B protein-like isoform X1 — protein MSDTVAFHAQLASIIEVLANAAVAEICKLVDDGHAALRLEISHSQKEIDNLRRKLLLTKFQNSRRSAEKLGVLRRTVHRRVDTDNFTRARARESFVKKPTDRLEYLQNCFADSEGSNFTQNVANWRDSGRTATDQDWGMQIADMQEAPLIKMENHGTSRTEEIVQMVSESSEKIIVAEPGSSSSTETTDLDQQGSRDRAPDTSIDIEPENQKFQRPASQYNRARQDHQVAECVTWETDHQPIEYSLSQWTENQETDNRTVNAPHNAGPDSKRLSGHPERRGVPGNSGVCMSALGSLDWLPDVVMVDTVPIKVEADMSSEWSITGQEATSGEVCSDSRQLVDNRGRGGMESGQTKCPTDTQHAEQGRTVGSRSKLPDFNRLSTQNRFSSPRVTLHQVPQRGKPAHFPNFNRGSTSSPKGIEKQPQQLTPCTPKSQLRCGLCGKPFHQPAHLRSHMRVHTGEKPYGCSHCTKRFSHSHQLKMHERVHTGEKPFQCVYCGKSFTQSGNMKKHLLVHTGGRPHDIVLP, from the exons ATGTCCGATACTGTAGCCTTTCATGCTCAGCTAGCCTCCATCATTGAGGTTTTGGCGAATGCAGCCGTTGCCGAAATCTGCAAACTTGTAGATGACGGCCATGCTGCCTTACGTTTGGAAATTTCACATAGTCAGAAAGAAATCGATAACCTGCGGAGGAAGCTGCTTTTGACAAAATTCCAGAATTCTCGACGGAGCGCAGAGAAATTGGGAGTCCTGCGACGCACAGTTCACCGACGCGTGGACACCGATAATTTCACCCGGGCAAGGGCAAGAGAGAGCTTCGTAAAAAAGCCAACAGACAGACTTGAATATT TGCAGAATTGTTTTGCCGACAGTGAAGGGAGCAACTTTACGCAGAATGTAGCCAACTGGAGAGACTCAGGACGCACAGCAACAGACCAGGATTGGGGCATGCAG ATTGCAGATATGCAAGAGGCACCTCTTATCAAAATGGAGAACCATGGCACCAGCAGAACAGAAG AGATTGTCCAAATGGTCAGTGAGAGCAGTGAGAAGATCATTGTGGCAGAACCAGGTTCTTCGTCATCTACTGAAACCACAGACCTGGACCAGCAGGGCAGCCGAGACAGAGCTCCAGACACCTCAATCGATATAGAACCTGAAAACCAGAAGTTCCAGCGTCCAGCGTCACAATACAACAGAGCAAGACAGGACCATCAGGTTGCTGAGTGTGTGACCTGGGAAACTGACCATCAACCCATAGAATACAGCCTGTCCCAATGGACAGAGAACCAAGAGACTGACAACCGAACTGTGAATGCTCCTCACAATGCCGGGCCAGACTCCAAGAGGCTTTCAGGACatccagagaggagaggggtgccTGGTAACTCTGGGGTCTGCATGTCTGCTTTGGGCTCTCTGGACTGGCTGCCTGATGTGGTGATGGTGGACACGGTTCCTATTAAAGTGGAGGCAGATATGAGTTCAGAATGGAGCATAACTGGTCAAGAGGCAACATCTGGAGAGGTCTGTTCAGACAGCAGGCAGCTTGTGGACaacagaggaagagggggaatggAGTCTGGACAGACAAAGTGTCCCACTGACACTCAACATGCAGAACAAGGGAGAACTGTAGGATCAAGGTCCAAGTTGCCAGATTTCAACAGACTGTCCACCCAAAACAGATTTTCATCCCCAAGGGTTACCCTCCACCAGGTTCCCCAAAGAGGGAAGCCAGCCCACTTCCCGAATTTCAACAGAGGCTCCACTTCTTCACCGAAAGGCATAGAAAAGCAGCCGCAACAGCTAACGCCTTGCACGCCCAAGAGTCAGCTCCGGTGCGGCCTCTGCGGAAAGCCCTTCCACCAGCCGGCGCACCTGCGGAGTCACATGCGGGTCCATACAGGGGAGAAACCGTACGGCTGCAGCCACTGCACCAAGCGCTTCTCCCACAGCCACCAGCTGAAGATGCATGAGAGGGTGCACACCGGAGAGAAACCGTTTCAATGTGTCTACTGCGGGAAGTCCTTCACCCAGTCCGGCAACATGAAGAAGCACCTCCTCGTCCACACTGGCGGCAGGCCACATGACATTGTGCTGCCCTGA
- the LOC115191663 gene encoding zinc finger protein Xfin-like isoform X3, with product MTLCCPECSRVKFPLVGNRLSDSDGGNFMQDVTNWRDAGLTGIEDGCMQTADMQETPLIKMENFHTSRTEEIVQPVSESSEKIIVPEPGSSSTETTDLLDQQGNRHRAPDTSLNIEPENQTFQHPASQYSRARQTHQVAECVTWETDHQPIAYSLSQWTENQETDNRTVNAPHNAGPDSKRLSEHPERRGVSGNSGVCMSALGSLDWLPDVVMVDTVPIKVEADMSSEWSITGQEATSGEVCSDSRQLVDNRGRGGMESGQTKCPTDTENTEQGTTVGSMSKMPDFNRLSSLNSFSSPRVTLHQVPQRGTPAHFPNFNRGSTSSSKGIEKQPQQQTSHSTKSQLRCSLCGKPFPQPAHLRRHMRVHTGEKPYGCSHCTKRFSHSHQLKMHERVHTGEKPFQCVYCGKSFTQSGNMKKHLLVHTGGRPQDVGLP from the exons ATGACATTGTGCTGCCCTGAGTGttccagggtgaagtttcccctag TGGGAAATCGCCTTTCCGACAGTGACGGAGGCAACTTTATGCAGGATGTCACCAACTGGAGAGACGCAGGACTCACAGGGATAGAGGATGGGTGCATGCAG ACGGCAGATATGCAAGAGACACCTCTTATCAAAATGGAGAACTTTCACACCAGCAGAACAGAAG AGATTGTCCAACCGGTCAGTGAGAGCAGTGAGAAGATCATTGTGCCAGAACCAGGTTCTTCATCTACTGAAACCACAGACCTTCTGGACCAGCAGGGCAACAGACACAGAGCTCCAGACACTTCACTCAATATAGAACCTGAAAACCAGACGTTTCAGCATCCAGCATCACAATACAGCAGAGCGAGACAGACCCATCAGGTTGCGGAGTGTGTGACCTGGGAAACTGACCATCAACCCATAGCATACAGCCTGTCTCAATGGACAGAGAACCAGGAGACTGACAACCGAACTGTGAATGCTCCTCACAATGCAGGGCCAGACTCCAAGAGGCTGTCTGAACatccagagaggagaggggtgtctGGTAACTCTGGGGTCTGCATGTCTGCTTTGGGCTCTCTGGACTGGCTGCCTGATGTGGTGATGGTGGACACGGTTCCTATTAAAGTGGAGGCAGATATGAGTTCAGAATGGAGCATAACTGGCCAAGAGGCGACATCTGGAGAGGTCTGTTCAGACAGCAGGCAGCTTGTGGACaacagaggaagagggggaatggAGTCTGGGCAGACAAAGTGTCCCACTGACACTGAAAACACAGAGCAAGGGACAACTGTAGGATCAATGTCCAAGATGCCAGATTTCAACAGACTGTCCTCCCTAAACAGCTTTTCATCCCCAAGGGTTACCCTCCACCAGGTTCCCCAAAGAGGGACACCAGCCCACTTCCCAAATTTCAACAGAGGCTCCACTTCTTCATCAAAAGGCATAGAAAAGCAGCCGCAACAGCAAACGTCTCACTCCACCAAGAGTCAGCTCCGGTGCAGCCTCTGTGGAAAGCCCTTCCCCCAGCCGGCGCACCTGCGGAGGCACATGCGGGTCCATACGGGGGAGAAACCGTACGGCTGCAGCCACTGCACCAAGCGCTTCTCCCACAGCCACCAGCTGAAGATGCATGAGAGGGTGCACACCGGAGAGAAACCGTTTCAATGTGTCTACTGCGGGAAGTCCTTCACCCAGTCCGGCAACATGAAGAAGCACCTCCTCGTCCACACTGGTGGCAGGCCACAGGACGTTGGGCTGCCCTAA
- the LOC115191663 gene encoding neurotrophin receptor-interacting factor homolog isoform X2, producing MYDTVVFHAQLASIIEVLANAAFAEICKLVDDGHAALRLEISHSQKEIDNLRRKLLLTKYQNSRRSAEKFGALRRTVHRRVDSGHIGRGRGSFVGKSTGRVGYLGNRLSDSDGGNFMQDVTNWRDAGLTGIEDGCMQTADMQETPLIKMENFHTSRTEEIVQPVSESSEKIIVPEPGSSSTETTDLLDQQGNRHRAPDTSLNIEPENQTFQHPASQYSRARQTHQVAECVTWETDHQPIAYSLSQWTENQETDNRTVNAPHNAGPDSKRLSEHPERRGVSGNSGVCMSALGSLDWLPDVVMVDTVPIKVEADMSSEWSITGQEATSGEVCSDSRQLVDNRGRGGMESGQTKCPTDTENTEQGTTVGSMSKMPDFNRLSSLNSFSSPRVTLHQVPQRGTPAHFPNFNRGSTSSSKGIEKQPQQQTSHSTKSQLRCSLCGKPFPQPAHLRRHMRVHTGEKPYGCSHCTKRFSHSHQLKMHERVHTGEKPFQCVYCGKSFTQSGNMKKHLLVHTGGRPQDVGLP from the exons ATGTACGATACTGTCGTCTTTCATGCTCAGCTGGCCTCCATCATTGAGGTTTTGGCGAATGCAGCCTTTGCCGAAATCTGCAAACTTGTAGATGATGGCCATGCTGCCTTACGTTTGGAAATTTCACATAGCCAGAAAGAAATTGATAACCTGCGGAGGAAGCTGCTTTTGACAAAATACCAGAATTCTCGACGGAGCGCAGAGAAATTCGGAGCCCTGCGACGCACAGTTCACAGGCGCGTGGACAGCGGTCATATTGGTCGGGGAAGAGGGAGCTTCGTTGGAAAGTCAACAGGCAGAGTTGGAtatt TGGGAAATCGCCTTTCCGACAGTGACGGAGGCAACTTTATGCAGGATGTCACCAACTGGAGAGACGCAGGACTCACAGGGATAGAGGATGGGTGCATGCAG ACGGCAGATATGCAAGAGACACCTCTTATCAAAATGGAGAACTTTCACACCAGCAGAACAGAAG AGATTGTCCAACCGGTCAGTGAGAGCAGTGAGAAGATCATTGTGCCAGAACCAGGTTCTTCATCTACTGAAACCACAGACCTTCTGGACCAGCAGGGCAACAGACACAGAGCTCCAGACACTTCACTCAATATAGAACCTGAAAACCAGACGTTTCAGCATCCAGCATCACAATACAGCAGAGCGAGACAGACCCATCAGGTTGCGGAGTGTGTGACCTGGGAAACTGACCATCAACCCATAGCATACAGCCTGTCTCAATGGACAGAGAACCAGGAGACTGACAACCGAACTGTGAATGCTCCTCACAATGCAGGGCCAGACTCCAAGAGGCTGTCTGAACatccagagaggagaggggtgtctGGTAACTCTGGGGTCTGCATGTCTGCTTTGGGCTCTCTGGACTGGCTGCCTGATGTGGTGATGGTGGACACGGTTCCTATTAAAGTGGAGGCAGATATGAGTTCAGAATGGAGCATAACTGGCCAAGAGGCGACATCTGGAGAGGTCTGTTCAGACAGCAGGCAGCTTGTGGACaacagaggaagagggggaatggAGTCTGGGCAGACAAAGTGTCCCACTGACACTGAAAACACAGAGCAAGGGACAACTGTAGGATCAATGTCCAAGATGCCAGATTTCAACAGACTGTCCTCCCTAAACAGCTTTTCATCCCCAAGGGTTACCCTCCACCAGGTTCCCCAAAGAGGGACACCAGCCCACTTCCCAAATTTCAACAGAGGCTCCACTTCTTCATCAAAAGGCATAGAAAAGCAGCCGCAACAGCAAACGTCTCACTCCACCAAGAGTCAGCTCCGGTGCAGCCTCTGTGGAAAGCCCTTCCCCCAGCCGGCGCACCTGCGGAGGCACATGCGGGTCCATACGGGGGAGAAACCGTACGGCTGCAGCCACTGCACCAAGCGCTTCTCCCACAGCCACCAGCTGAAGATGCATGAGAGGGTGCACACCGGAGAGAAACCGTTTCAATGTGTCTACTGCGGGAAGTCCTTCACCCAGTCCGGCAACATGAAGAAGCACCTCCTCGTCCACACTGGTGGCAGGCCACAGGACGTTGGGCTGCCCTAA
- the LOC115191663 gene encoding zinc finger protein Xfin-like isoform X4: MGNRLSDSDGGNFMQDVTNWRDAGLTGIEDGCMQTADMQETPLIKMENFHTSRTEEIVQPVSESSEKIIVPEPGSSSTETTDLLDQQGNRHRAPDTSLNIEPENQTFQHPASQYSRARQTHQVAECVTWETDHQPIAYSLSQWTENQETDNRTVNAPHNAGPDSKRLSEHPERRGVSGNSGVCMSALGSLDWLPDVVMVDTVPIKVEADMSSEWSITGQEATSGEVCSDSRQLVDNRGRGGMESGQTKCPTDTENTEQGTTVGSMSKMPDFNRLSSLNSFSSPRVTLHQVPQRGTPAHFPNFNRGSTSSSKGIEKQPQQQTSHSTKSQLRCSLCGKPFPQPAHLRRHMRVHTGEKPYGCSHCTKRFSHSHQLKMHERVHTGEKPFQCVYCGKSFTQSGNMKKHLLVHTGGRPQDVGLP; the protein is encoded by the exons A TGGGAAATCGCCTTTCCGACAGTGACGGAGGCAACTTTATGCAGGATGTCACCAACTGGAGAGACGCAGGACTCACAGGGATAGAGGATGGGTGCATGCAG ACGGCAGATATGCAAGAGACACCTCTTATCAAAATGGAGAACTTTCACACCAGCAGAACAGAAG AGATTGTCCAACCGGTCAGTGAGAGCAGTGAGAAGATCATTGTGCCAGAACCAGGTTCTTCATCTACTGAAACCACAGACCTTCTGGACCAGCAGGGCAACAGACACAGAGCTCCAGACACTTCACTCAATATAGAACCTGAAAACCAGACGTTTCAGCATCCAGCATCACAATACAGCAGAGCGAGACAGACCCATCAGGTTGCGGAGTGTGTGACCTGGGAAACTGACCATCAACCCATAGCATACAGCCTGTCTCAATGGACAGAGAACCAGGAGACTGACAACCGAACTGTGAATGCTCCTCACAATGCAGGGCCAGACTCCAAGAGGCTGTCTGAACatccagagaggagaggggtgtctGGTAACTCTGGGGTCTGCATGTCTGCTTTGGGCTCTCTGGACTGGCTGCCTGATGTGGTGATGGTGGACACGGTTCCTATTAAAGTGGAGGCAGATATGAGTTCAGAATGGAGCATAACTGGCCAAGAGGCGACATCTGGAGAGGTCTGTTCAGACAGCAGGCAGCTTGTGGACaacagaggaagagggggaatggAGTCTGGGCAGACAAAGTGTCCCACTGACACTGAAAACACAGAGCAAGGGACAACTGTAGGATCAATGTCCAAGATGCCAGATTTCAACAGACTGTCCTCCCTAAACAGCTTTTCATCCCCAAGGGTTACCCTCCACCAGGTTCCCCAAAGAGGGACACCAGCCCACTTCCCAAATTTCAACAGAGGCTCCACTTCTTCATCAAAAGGCATAGAAAAGCAGCCGCAACAGCAAACGTCTCACTCCACCAAGAGTCAGCTCCGGTGCAGCCTCTGTGGAAAGCCCTTCCCCCAGCCGGCGCACCTGCGGAGGCACATGCGGGTCCATACGGGGGAGAAACCGTACGGCTGCAGCCACTGCACCAAGCGCTTCTCCCACAGCCACCAGCTGAAGATGCATGAGAGGGTGCACACCGGAGAGAAACCGTTTCAATGTGTCTACTGCGGGAAGTCCTTCACCCAGTCCGGCAACATGAAGAAGCACCTCCTCGTCCACACTGGTGGCAGGCCACAGGACGTTGGGCTGCCCTAA